One genomic region from Microcystis panniformis FACHB-1757 encodes:
- a CDS encoding peptidoglycan D,D-transpeptidase FtsI family protein — protein sequence MTDTKRPRFRGKETRSPSGRIRDRKSYLTAKKRQQQLKKMPLSNGRLVAVWLILVMGIVGLAWRLYQLQIVQGQELQKRARKQQTTSIRPYIPRRAIVDSNGNVLATDRLIYTLYVHPKLFAIPPAEVADKLAPLLNIPTNQLIQRFKEKETGIRLANQLTESVARGLKQLSLDGVELEEKYARYYPQDDVAADVIGYVDKEHRGQAGLERGSSQLLERDPFSVNTRRMGDGRILPAFVPDGIFQFDELQLEVTLDLKLQRAARTALREQLKKFNAKRGAVIVMDSLDGSLLALVCEPTFNPNEYYKANVALFKNWTVADQYEPGSTFKPIIIALAMKAGAIKANTVVNDPGAITVGPWTIKNASKQGYGTLDMARVLQTSSNVAMVQIAQKMGRVDFYKSLLGLDINQRVGVDLPGEVSGYLKPEQEFLDNAIESATASFGQGLSLTPLKLVQLHGALANGGTLVTPHVIKGLADDRGRLHWQPDYPSKKVFSPTVARQVVEMMETVVSKGTGVAAQIPGYRIGGKTGTAQKASPTGGYLPNAKITSFVAILPIESPRYVVLVVVDEPKGANTFGSTVAAPVAKTVMNTLISLKGIPPTSKVVPAGSATNKPPRQD from the coding sequence ATGACTGACACAAAAAGACCCAGATTTAGAGGTAAAGAAACTCGATCGCCCTCGGGCAGGATCCGGGACAGAAAGTCCTATTTAACCGCCAAAAAACGGCAACAACAGTTAAAAAAAATGCCTTTGAGTAACGGGCGATTGGTGGCGGTGTGGTTGATTTTAGTCATGGGTATTGTGGGTTTAGCTTGGCGATTGTATCAGTTACAAATAGTACAAGGACAGGAATTACAAAAAAGAGCCAGAAAACAGCAAACTACCAGTATTAGACCCTATATTCCCCGACGGGCGATCGTCGATAGTAATGGTAATGTTTTGGCGACCGATCGCTTGATTTATACTCTTTATGTACACCCAAAACTGTTTGCTATTCCGCCGGCAGAAGTGGCTGATAAATTAGCTCCTTTATTAAATATTCCTACTAATCAACTGATTCAAAGATTTAAAGAAAAAGAAACAGGAATTCGTTTAGCCAATCAATTAACCGAATCCGTGGCTAGGGGATTAAAACAATTATCTCTTGACGGTGTAGAATTAGAGGAAAAGTACGCTCGTTATTATCCCCAAGACGATGTGGCAGCCGACGTGATTGGCTATGTAGATAAAGAACATCGTGGTCAAGCAGGATTAGAACGAGGTTCCAGTCAGTTATTAGAAAGAGACCCTTTTTCTGTCAATACAAGACGCATGGGAGACGGGCGAATTTTACCAGCTTTTGTTCCCGATGGTATCTTTCAATTTGATGAATTACAGTTAGAAGTAACCCTCGATTTAAAACTACAAAGAGCCGCCCGCACAGCCCTACGAGAACAGCTAAAAAAATTTAATGCTAAACGGGGGGCTGTCATCGTCATGGACTCCCTTGATGGTTCTCTTTTAGCCCTAGTTTGTGAGCCAACTTTTAACCCCAATGAATATTATAAAGCCAATGTGGCTCTATTTAAAAATTGGACTGTAGCCGATCAGTACGAACCGGGGTCAACTTTTAAACCAATTATTATCGCCCTGGCCATGAAAGCAGGGGCAATTAAAGCTAATACAGTAGTCAATGATCCGGGGGCAATTACTGTCGGTCCCTGGACGATTAAAAATGCCTCTAAACAGGGTTATGGGACGCTAGATATGGCCCGAGTTCTGCAAACCTCTAGTAACGTGGCCATGGTGCAAATTGCCCAAAAAATGGGGCGAGTTGATTTCTATAAAAGTTTATTAGGATTGGACATAAATCAAAGGGTTGGTGTAGATTTACCCGGAGAAGTGTCAGGATATCTCAAACCCGAACAAGAATTTCTGGATAATGCCATTGAATCGGCCACCGCTTCTTTTGGTCAAGGTTTATCCCTAACGCCTTTAAAATTAGTACAATTGCACGGTGCGCTGGCCAATGGTGGTACCTTGGTAACTCCCCATGTGATCAAAGGATTAGCCGACGACCGCGGCCGTTTGCACTGGCAGCCCGATTATCCCAGCAAAAAAGTCTTTTCTCCCACCGTAGCCCGGCAAGTGGTGGAAATGATGGAAACCGTCGTCAGCAAGGGGACGGGGGTAGCGGCCCAAATCCCCGGTTATCGCATCGGAGGCAAAACGGGAACCGCACAAAAAGCTAGTCCGACGGGGGGTTATCTACCTAACGCCAAAATTACCAGTTTTGTCGCGATTTTACCGATCGAATCGCCCCGTTATGTGGTTTTGGTGGTGGTGGATGAACCCAAGGGTGCCAATACTTTTGGCTCCACTGTTGCCGCTCCTGTGGCAAAAACGGTGATGAATACGCTCATTTCCCTCAAAGGTATCCCCCCCACCTCCAAGGTCGTTCCGGCGGGTTCTGCGACCAATAAACCCCCGCGGCAGGATTAA
- a CDS encoding GTP-binding protein, translated as MTKTPSLEETHYNQAKASLQQALTWYASFRRHWNYPPDPQLQAAVKQDLQSLKSALDKLDETVIRVAAFGLVSRGKSSVVNALVGQKVLATGPLHGVTRWPRSVRWTPATGKIQIELIDTPGLDEIEGEARANMAREVAKSADLILFIVAGDITRTEYEALGELRRAKKPIILVFNKIDLYPEADRRQIFQQLQRLGTNRDEKTLEDLLTSDEIVMVAAEPQPIPVRVEYPDGSVVTEWETPPPQIEELQDKLLTILNREGRSLLALNALVQGQEAEENIARKTLELRDSQAEEIIWQYAKYKALAIAANPIAILDLLGASIVDLTLVRALARLYGLPITSHQAGQLWRTLLLSSAGLLVGEILGTVIIGLGKTAAAAASIFENPTSLTLYGSTALLQGGIAAYGTYIIGKAAKIYLERGCSWGASGPSTVINQILAQVHPQTILYRLRLELEQ; from the coding sequence GTGACCAAGACCCCATCGCTCGAGGAAACTCATTACAATCAGGCTAAAGCTAGTTTGCAACAGGCCTTAACTTGGTATGCCAGTTTTCGCCGCCATTGGAATTATCCCCCCGATCCCCAACTTCAGGCCGCCGTTAAACAGGATTTGCAGTCCCTCAAATCGGCCTTGGATAAACTGGATGAAACAGTGATTCGGGTGGCGGCCTTCGGGTTAGTCAGTCGCGGTAAATCCTCGGTGGTAAACGCTTTAGTCGGTCAAAAAGTCCTGGCAACCGGCCCCCTGCACGGGGTGACACGCTGGCCGCGATCGGTGCGTTGGACACCAGCCACGGGTAAAATTCAGATAGAATTAATCGATACCCCCGGATTGGATGAGATTGAAGGGGAAGCACGGGCGAATATGGCCAGAGAAGTCGCTAAAAGTGCCGATTTGATTTTATTTATCGTTGCGGGGGATATTACCCGCACCGAATACGAGGCATTAGGAGAATTGCGCCGGGCTAAAAAACCGATTATTTTGGTGTTTAATAAGATTGATCTCTATCCAGAAGCTGATCGCCGTCAGATTTTTCAGCAGTTACAGAGATTAGGAACCAATCGGGACGAAAAAACGTTAGAAGATTTGTTAACTAGCGATGAGATAGTTATGGTAGCCGCCGAACCGCAACCGATTCCCGTCCGGGTGGAATACCCCGATGGGAGCGTGGTGACTGAGTGGGAAACCCCTCCCCCCCAAATTGAGGAGCTGCAAGATAAACTCTTAACGATTTTAAATCGGGAAGGGCGATCGCTGCTGGCCTTAAATGCTTTAGTGCAGGGGCAAGAAGCGGAGGAAAATATCGCTAGAAAAACCCTAGAACTGCGGGACAGTCAAGCGGAGGAAATTATCTGGCAATACGCGAAATATAAGGCTTTAGCGATTGCGGCCAATCCGATCGCTATTTTAGACCTACTAGGGGCTTCAATCGTCGATTTGACTCTAGTTCGGGCTTTAGCTCGTTTGTACGGCTTGCCAATTACCAGTCACCAAGCTGGTCAACTCTGGCGGACTCTACTTTTGAGTAGTGCGGGGTTGCTGGTGGGGGAAATCCTCGGCACTGTGATTATCGGTTTGGGCAAAACGGCAGCGGCAGCGGCGAGTATTTTTGAAAATCCTACCTCTTTAACTCTCTACGGTAGCACCGCCCTCCTACAGGGAGGAATTGCTGCTTATGGAACCTATATCATCGGGAAAGCCGCTAAAATCTATCTAGAACGCGGTTGTAGTTGGGGGGCATCTGGACCGAGTACGGTGATTAATCAAATTCTCGCTCAAGTTCATCCGCAAACTATCTTATATCGTTTACGTCTAGAGCTAGAACAGTGA
- the folK gene encoding 2-amino-4-hydroxy-6-hydroxymethyldihydropteridine diphosphokinase, with protein sequence MKRAAIALGGNLGDSATILGQALGELERVKGIKLEAHSQWYQTAAVGPPQPDYLNGCAIVQVDLSPLDLLHKLLEIEQLFGRVRRERWGPRTLDLDLIFYDDLILETPELKIPHPRCRERAFVLLPLAEIAPDWRDPVTGKTILQLLGRLGLAE encoded by the coding sequence ATGAAGCGGGCAGCGATCGCTTTGGGCGGTAATTTAGGAGATTCAGCGACAATTTTAGGGCAAGCTTTAGGGGAATTAGAGCGAGTCAAAGGAATTAAACTAGAAGCTCATTCCCAATGGTATCAAACCGCAGCCGTCGGCCCTCCTCAGCCCGATTATCTCAACGGTTGCGCCATTGTGCAAGTGGACTTATCTCCCTTAGATTTACTGCATAAATTGTTAGAAATCGAGCAGTTATTCGGGAGAGTCCGACGGGAAAGATGGGGACCGCGTACCCTCGATTTAGACTTAATATTTTATGATGACCTGATCTTAGAAACGCCCGAATTAAAGATACCCCATCCCCGCTGCCGAGAACGGGCCTTCGTGCTGCTTCCCCTGGCAGAAATTGCCCCCGATTGGCGAGATCCCGTAACTGGAAAAACTATCCTTCAGCTATTGGGCCGATTGGGATTGGCGGAGTAG
- a CDS encoding sirohydrochlorin chelatase, whose translation MAVTRLAALVQEKISQPAERLASKSEFSPSLAVLEADNRVLVGTAALELAITPLHQKIEAFAQQAQSQGCNRLQIIPLFLLSGVHVKEDIPAAVAKVRSPIELELKPHLGSYQGIKSLLSRQFADLSPQDRILLSHGSRRPGGNREVENLAAFSGAITAYWSIEPSLSQQIESLIAQGSPTIAILPYFLFTGGITAAIEAQVFELSQKHPNVNISLGKSLGATGELAEIIVEEGCG comes from the coding sequence ATGGCGGTGACACGATTAGCAGCCTTAGTTCAAGAAAAAATCAGTCAACCCGCCGAAAGATTGGCGAGTAAATCGGAGTTTAGCCCATCTCTAGCGGTTCTAGAAGCAGATAATCGGGTATTAGTGGGGACTGCCGCCCTAGAATTAGCGATAACACCTCTCCATCAAAAAATAGAAGCTTTTGCCCAACAAGCACAAAGCCAAGGATGTAACCGGTTGCAGATTATCCCCCTGTTTCTCCTGTCGGGGGTTCACGTTAAAGAAGATATTCCCGCAGCCGTGGCCAAAGTGCGATCGCCGATTGAGCTAGAGTTAAAGCCCCATTTAGGCAGTTATCAGGGCATAAAATCGCTGTTATCCCGACAATTTGCTGATTTAAGCCCCCAAGACCGCATTTTACTGTCCCACGGTAGTCGTCGCCCCGGGGGTAATCGGGAAGTGGAAAATCTAGCGGCGTTTTCTGGAGCAATTACAGCTTATTGGTCGATAGAACCGAGTTTATCCCAACAAATCGAGAGTTTAATTGCTCAAGGTAGCCCAACAATTGCTATACTGCCCTATTTCCTCTTTACTGGTGGAATTACCGCCGCGATCGAAGCCCAAGTTTTTGAACTATCACAAAAGCATCCAAATGTCAATATATCTTTAGGTAAATCTTTGGGGGCGACGGGGGAATTAGCCGAGATTATTGTTGAGGAAGGATGTGGATGA
- a CDS encoding type II toxin-antitoxin system HigB family toxin produces MRGISRRILRDFCITNANSCESLYDWYRVASKAAWQNLIDVPATYKSAESVGNFTVFNIKGNHFRLIVDLVYSRQTIYIKYILTHAEYDKENWKNDAYF; encoded by the coding sequence ATGCGGGGAATTAGCCGTCGAATACTTCGCGATTTCTGTATCACTAATGCTAATTCCTGCGAGTCTCTCTATGATTGGTATAGAGTCGCTAGTAAAGCAGCATGGCAAAATCTAATCGATGTGCCAGCCACTTATAAAAGTGCTGAATCTGTTGGTAATTTCACTGTTTTTAACATTAAAGGAAATCACTTTCGTCTAATTGTAGATCTAGTTTATAGCCGACAAACTATCTATATTAAATATATTCTTACCCATGCCGAGTACGATAAAGAAAATTGGAAAAATGATGCTTACTTTTAA
- a CDS encoding helix-turn-helix domain-containing protein yields MLTFNSKTYGELLAYYQPKAITTEVENERVIAIAQELEHRSELSLEEEALLELLISLIERFEADNYPIPDRNPLATLQHLIEANEIEYPELITILGSPDAVEQIINGQRSINQSEARSLGAYFRVDASLFT; encoded by the coding sequence ATGCTTACTTTTAATTCTAAAACCTATGGAGAATTACTCGCTTACTATCAACCAAAAGCAATCACCACAGAGGTGGAAAACGAGCGAGTAATCGCAATTGCTCAAGAGTTGGAACATCGCTCGGAACTTAGTTTAGAGGAGGAGGCTTTACTGGAGTTATTGATTAGTTTGATCGAAAGGTTCGAGGCGGATAATTATCCAATTCCTGACAGAAATCCTTTAGCCACCTTACAGCATCTGATAGAAGCTAACGAGATAGAATATCCAGAGCTAATTACTATTTTGGGTTCCCCTGATGCGGTGGAGCAAATAATTAATGGACAACGCAGCATCAATCAGTCAGAAGCTAGGTCTTTGGGAGCATATTTTCGGGTTGATGCTAGTTTATTTACTTAA
- a CDS encoding transglutaminase domain-containing protein — translation MIFDPASLPSHRQTIRPISATALHGIVFQDDKLIAIDAKNGYLYQIVLDTGHTSVLNSHRWQEFVGTTGLAIDDQNNLWFTTRENLYCCTLEDFTPKFFTRLPYTANGVAVTGNTIYVTCQRSGQIFIFDRQSGQEITRLYAPGIGIENITIRGEELWLTDTLEQTVYCLDRATGEQLFSMITPFESPTGLAFYRDANSGKDILYVAYAFQEPCIRDNPNSEQVHELSYRPRTFVHPLYFHYDPAKKYALSNGYLIELSYVEELEPLYNIELKDVEWRIALPLETPRQKIRSVEAVGLPFIEEIQDGQRVAVFKFEQITGKQRHIFGWKVVLEVWGIKYQITPQDCEDLPPLPADFPDRYLIDNDDLAMNTEIILNAAEEATGRETNLLRKVYSIRNYVYDQLSYGIKPNIDTPDIALRRGVGSCGEYVGLLLALCRLNGIACRTVGRYKCPPHALERNLPLEPDYNHVWMEFYLPSIGWVPMESNPDDIFEGGPYPNRFFMGLAWYHTEIAKDIPFERMLSQGQPVLKTQVPIGDLAINHVQFIILEELAPKD, via the coding sequence ATGATTTTCGATCCTGCCAGTCTTCCCTCCCATCGTCAAACGATTCGCCCGATTAGCGCCACGGCCCTGCACGGAATTGTATTTCAAGATGACAAATTAATCGCTATCGACGCAAAAAACGGCTATTTATACCAAATTGTCCTCGATACTGGTCATACAAGCGTACTTAATTCCCATCGCTGGCAAGAATTCGTCGGGACGACGGGATTGGCAATCGATGATCAAAATAACCTCTGGTTTACCACTCGCGAAAATCTCTACTGCTGTACTCTCGAAGATTTTACCCCGAAATTTTTTACCCGTCTTCCCTACACCGCTAACGGAGTTGCCGTAACTGGCAACACAATTTATGTCACTTGTCAACGTTCTGGACAAATCTTTATATTTGATCGCCAATCGGGACAGGAAATTACCCGTTTGTACGCACCGGGTATCGGCATCGAAAATATCACCATTCGCGGGGAAGAACTTTGGCTAACGGATACCCTAGAACAAACGGTTTACTGTCTCGATCGCGCCACGGGAGAACAGCTTTTTAGCATGATAACTCCTTTTGAATCACCGACGGGATTAGCATTTTATCGCGATGCTAACAGTGGCAAGGATATATTATATGTGGCCTATGCTTTCCAAGAACCCTGTATCCGCGATAATCCCAATTCCGAACAGGTTCACGAACTTAGTTATCGTCCGCGTACTTTTGTCCATCCTCTATATTTTCACTACGATCCCGCTAAAAAATACGCCCTTTCTAACGGTTATCTGATTGAATTATCCTACGTCGAGGAATTGGAACCCCTCTATAATATCGAACTAAAAGATGTGGAATGGCGCATCGCTTTACCCTTAGAAACACCACGGCAAAAAATTCGCAGCGTCGAAGCGGTGGGATTGCCTTTTATTGAAGAAATTCAGGACGGGCAGCGGGTGGCAGTATTTAAGTTCGAGCAAATAACCGGCAAACAACGTCATATTTTTGGGTGGAAAGTAGTATTAGAAGTGTGGGGTATTAAATACCAAATTACTCCCCAAGATTGCGAAGATTTACCCCCCTTACCCGCCGATTTTCCCGATCGCTATTTGATCGATAATGATGATCTGGCCATGAATACAGAAATTATCCTCAATGCTGCCGAAGAAGCGACCGGTCGGGAAACCAATCTCCTCAGAAAAGTTTATAGTATTCGTAATTACGTCTATGATCAGCTTTCCTACGGCATCAAACCCAACATCGACACCCCTGATATTGCCCTGCGGCGCGGAGTCGGTTCCTGTGGGGAATATGTGGGTTTATTATTGGCTTTGTGTCGTCTCAATGGTATTGCCTGTCGCACGGTAGGACGCTATAAATGCCCACCCCATGCCCTCGAACGTAATTTACCCCTCGAACCGGATTACAATCACGTCTGGATGGAATTTTATCTTCCCTCTATCGGTTGGGTTCCCATGGAGTCCAATCCCGATGATATTTTTGAAGGTGGTCCCTATCCCAATCGTTTCTTTATGGGTTTAGCTTGGTATCACACGGAAATTGCCAAAGATATCCCCTTTGAACGAATGCTCAGTCAAGGACAACCGGTGTTAAAAACCCAAGTTCCCATCGGCGATTTAGCGATTAATCACGTTCAATTTATCATTCTTGAGGAATTAGCCCCAAAAGACTAG
- the cofG gene encoding 7,8-didemethyl-8-hydroxy-5-deazariboflavin synthase subunit CofG has product MSRIVTYSPSHTLVPTYECFNRCSYCNFRRDLGTHGWLSLEKAKEILTALQGSEITEILILSGEVHPLAPNRELWFRHIYNLGELALNMGFYPHTNAGILTFAEMEKLKNVNLSMGIMLEQMTVTLLDNVHRHAPSKVPSLRLEQLQWAGELGIPFTTGLLLGIGETECDRLVTLETIATIHQRWGHIQEVILQPYNPGKREQWQNNPFYLQKLPDLVRQAREILPPDIVIQIPPNLVPDPLFLLDCLAAGARDLGGIGIIDEVNPDYLHLHPDKLKEFLAVYGWELKARLPVYQ; this is encoded by the coding sequence ATGTCAAGAATTGTCACCTATAGTCCCTCTCATACCCTTGTACCTACCTACGAGTGTTTCAATCGTTGCAGTTATTGTAATTTTCGCAGGGATTTAGGCACTCATGGCTGGTTAAGTTTGGAAAAAGCCAAAGAGATTTTAACTGCTTTGCAGGGTTCGGAAATTACGGAAATTTTAATTCTTAGCGGCGAAGTTCATCCTTTAGCACCCAATCGAGAGTTATGGTTTCGGCATATTTATAATTTGGGAGAATTGGCTTTAAATATGGGTTTTTATCCCCATACCAATGCGGGTATTTTAACTTTTGCCGAGATGGAAAAACTGAAAAATGTCAATCTATCTATGGGCATAATGTTAGAACAAATGACGGTGACTTTATTAGATAATGTCCATCGTCATGCCCCCAGTAAAGTGCCATCCCTGCGTTTAGAACAGTTACAATGGGCGGGAGAATTAGGAATTCCTTTTACCACGGGTTTATTATTAGGAATTGGTGAAACAGAATGCGATCGCTTAGTAACCTTAGAAACTATTGCCACTATTCATCAACGTTGGGGACATATTCAAGAAGTGATCCTACAACCCTACAATCCGGGCAAAAGGGAACAGTGGCAAAATAATCCTTTTTATCTGCAAAAATTACCCGATCTGGTTAGACAAGCTAGGGAAATTCTGCCCCCAGATATTGTCATTCAAATTCCCCCGAATTTAGTACCCGATCCTCTTTTTCTCTTGGATTGTTTAGCGGCAGGAGCGCGGGATTTAGGCGGTATTGGCATTATCGATGAAGTTAATCCCGATTACCTCCATTTACACCCCGATAAATTAAAGGAATTTTTAGCAGTTTATGGCTGGGAATTAAAGGCGCGACTACCGGTTTATCAGTAA
- a CDS encoding DUF952 domain-containing protein — protein MIYHITTERGWQIAREMGEYRAYSLKNEGFIHCSTLEQIPKVVDAFYQNQPDLLVLAISPEQLQSPVKWEQPQHPNPENATLELEKETFPHIYGAINLESVVFVKPLEELLNS, from the coding sequence ATGATCTATCACATCACCACAGAAAGAGGTTGGCAAATAGCTCGTGAAATGGGGGAATATCGGGCTTATTCCCTAAAAAATGAGGGATTTATCCATTGCTCCACCTTAGAACAAATTCCGAAAGTTGTGGACGCTTTTTATCAAAATCAGCCAGATTTGCTGGTTTTAGCCATTTCTCCTGAACAATTGCAGTCCCCGGTCAAATGGGAGCAGCCCCAACATCCTAACCCAGAAAATGCAACTCTAGAGCTAGAAAAAGAGACCTTTCCCCATATTTACGGTGCTATCAACCTAGAATCGGTAGTTTTTGTCAAACCCCTAGAGGAGTTGCTCAATTCCTAA
- a CDS encoding L-lactate dehydrogenase, with protein MLDKIFTPNPYAEKPAPLRPRKGVIIGVGQVGMACAYSMLIQDCFDELILQDIATDKVEGEVMDLRHGMPFIEPTDLKMGTVADVGQNADVVIITAGAAQKEGETRLHLLERNVAIFRRILADVAVYCPSALILVVSNPVDIMTYVTLKITHFPPSRVIGSGTVLDSARLRSLLSTQLHVDARNVHAYIIGEHGDSELAVWSSANIGGARLLEGDWQDLSAADQESLTEIFLQVKNAAYEIIKRKGYTSYAIGLATTDIVKAILRSQERILTISTLLDGQYGLKDVCLSIPSVVNEKGVIKTLNLALSPRETQQLHNSAKIMRDLIDQLKI; from the coding sequence ATGTTAGATAAAATATTTACTCCCAATCCCTACGCTGAAAAACCCGCACCTCTGCGTCCTCGCAAGGGGGTGATTATCGGTGTTGGTCAGGTGGGGATGGCCTGCGCTTACTCGATGTTAATTCAAGACTGTTTTGATGAATTAATTCTACAGGATATCGCCACGGATAAAGTCGAAGGGGAAGTGATGGATTTAAGGCACGGAATGCCTTTTATTGAACCCACAGACTTGAAAATGGGAACCGTGGCCGATGTGGGACAAAATGCCGATGTGGTGATTATTACTGCCGGGGCCGCCCAAAAAGAGGGAGAAACCCGATTACATCTCCTTGAGCGAAATGTGGCGATTTTCCGCCGTATTCTCGCGGATGTGGCTGTTTACTGCCCCAGTGCTTTGATTTTGGTGGTGAGTAATCCCGTCGATATCATGACCTATGTTACCCTTAAAATCACCCATTTTCCGCCCTCTAGGGTGATTGGTTCGGGTACGGTGCTAGATTCTGCCCGTTTACGCTCTCTTTTATCCACCCAACTCCATGTAGATGCGCGTAACGTCCACGCTTATATTATCGGTGAACACGGGGATAGTGAGCTTGCTGTGTGGAGTTCGGCTAATATCGGAGGAGCAAGGTTATTAGAAGGAGATTGGCAGGATTTAAGCGCGGCCGACCAAGAAAGCTTAACAGAAATTTTTCTTCAGGTTAAAAACGCCGCCTATGAAATTATCAAACGCAAGGGTTATACTAGCTATGCGATCGGTTTAGCTACCACGGATATCGTTAAAGCGATTTTACGTTCCCAAGAAAGAATTCTCACTATTAGCACTCTCCTCGATGGTCAATACGGTCTCAAAGATGTGTGTTTAAGTATTCCCTCGGTGGTTAACGAGAAAGGAGTGATTAAAACCCTGAATCTTGCTCTCAGTCCCAGAGAAACCCAACAGTTACATAATTCGGCCAAAATCATGCGCGATTTAATCGATCAACTCAAAATTTAA
- a CDS encoding SEFIR domain-containing protein encodes MKNPKLFISYSWSNPTHEQWVIDLAEDLTQSGVHVILDKWDLKEGHDSFAFMEKMVTDPQITKVAIICDEVYASKADDRSGGVGTETQIISREVYENQEQGKFVAIIAERDSEGKAYLPTYYKSRIYIDLSEPDNNADNFEKLLRWIYDKPLYTRPEIGKRPSFLDESDGISLGTSAVHKRAISAIKENKPFASGALDEYLSTFVSNLEKFRITEKEGEFDDQVIDNIEKFIPYRNEAITLFITLAQYAPTEENVLKVHRFFEDLIPYMSRRENVNSWGEWDFDNFKFIIHELFLYVVAIFTKHERFAEVNLLLTNQYYVNGRSDYGKDVMVGYEAFRDGLRSLDRRNSRLKLGRLSVHADLLKQRSKHSGIEFRYLMQADFILFMRAEIQQADFYSRWVPHTLLYVCQFHSAFEVFARSSSKSYFEKVKCILGIDKPSDLSELMEAYKAHPQRLPRWQFESFSPSILLGYEQLATKA; translated from the coding sequence ATGAAAAACCCTAAGTTATTTATTTCTTATAGCTGGTCTAACCCAACACATGAACAGTGGGTAATTGATTTAGCTGAAGACCTGACCCAATCGGGTGTTCATGTTATTCTTGATAAATGGGATCTTAAAGAAGGGCATGATTCCTTTGCTTTCATGGAAAAGATGGTTACAGACCCACAGATAACCAAGGTGGCCATCATATGTGACGAGGTTTACGCTTCAAAGGCAGATGATCGATCCGGCGGTGTAGGCACTGAAACTCAAATCATCTCACGTGAAGTTTATGAAAACCAGGAACAAGGAAAATTTGTAGCCATAATTGCTGAGAGAGATTCAGAAGGTAAAGCATACCTGCCAACATACTATAAATCGCGAATATATATCGATTTAAGCGAACCCGATAACAATGCAGATAATTTTGAAAAGTTATTGCGTTGGATATATGACAAACCCCTTTATACGAGGCCTGAGATAGGTAAGCGGCCATCTTTTCTGGATGAATCAGATGGAATATCTCTGGGTACTTCGGCAGTGCACAAAAGGGCTATATCTGCTATCAAAGAAAACAAGCCATTTGCATCGGGGGCGTTAGATGAGTATTTGTCTACTTTTGTTAGTAATCTTGAAAAGTTCAGAATCACCGAAAAGGAAGGTGAATTTGACGATCAGGTTATTGATAATATAGAAAAATTTATTCCTTATAGAAACGAAGCAATTACTTTGTTTATCACTCTCGCGCAATATGCACCAACAGAAGAAAATGTCCTCAAAGTTCATCGCTTTTTTGAAGATTTGATCCCATATATGAGTAGGAGGGAGAATGTTAACAGTTGGGGTGAATGGGACTTCGATAATTTCAAATTTATTATTCACGAGCTTTTCTTATATGTGGTTGCCATTTTCACAAAGCATGAAAGGTTTGCAGAAGTTAACCTACTGTTGACGAATCAATACTATGTGAACGGAAGATCCGATTATGGAAAAGATGTAATGGTTGGATATGAGGCTTTCCGAGATGGCTTGCGTTCTTTAGACCGTCGAAATAGTAGATTAAAGCTAGGACGTTTATCTGTTCATGCGGATCTGCTTAAGCAAAGAAGTAAACACTCTGGCATAGAATTTCGTTACCTAATGCAGGCTGATTTTATATTGTTTATGCGGGCTGAAATACAGCAAGCCGACTTTTATTCTCGTTGGGTTCCACACACATTACTGTATGTTTGCCAGTTTCACAGTGCGTTTGAAGTATTTGCAAGGTCGTCATCAAAGTCATACTTTGAAAAAGTTAAATGTATTCTAGGCATAGATAAACCATCAGATCTAAGTGAACTGATGGAAGCTTATAAGGCACACCCTCAAAGATTACCAAGGTGGCAGTTCGAGTCATTTAGTCCATCTATACTACTTGGCTATGAACAATTAGCTACAAAGGCATAA